In the Blautia coccoides genome, CCTGGAACAATATTTTCTGGAACTTATGGACGGGGGTGCGAAAAATGCTTAATTTACTTAGAATGGATCTCAGAAGGATGTTCCGCGGGAAGGCGGCTTATGTGTGTCTTGGAATCCTGGTATTTACAACGGTGTTTACCTACACACTTATGTATTTGATCCAGGACCCGGGGATGCGGGAATTTCTTATAAAACATGGGATGACCATCACGGCCACATCGGGAAATATCAAAGAGTCTTTGAATTCCACATCCCTTGTGGAACTGTTTCACCAGACCAATGTCAGCGGCGGATTGCTGCCGGTTATATCAGGGACGTTGGCTGCACTGTTCATCTGTACGGATTTTGACAGTGGATTTATTAAGAATATCCTGTCTGTACATGAGAATAAATGGGATTATATATTGAGCAAAAGTGCCTGCCTTTTCCTTGTGAACCTGTTCTTTATCACAGTGACATTTCTGACTGCACTTGGGCTTAACGCTGTACTGGGTGGGTTCTTTTTCTATAACAAGGCAGTAGATATGCTGTTTTATGTTTTTTGTATCTGGATGGTCTCGAATGGATTCAGTGCGCTTATCCTGATGATCTGCATGATCACCAGGAGTAAGGCGGCCGGAGTGGCCGGGGCCTTTATTCTGTGCAGCGGGCTGATCGTGCTGCTGGTAAGCTCTCTTCTGAACCTTTTCGGTGCGGGGGAGATCATGAACTATACGCTGTATATGAATCTTGCAGAATGTCCGCTGGGATACGATGGGTTATCTGCCCTCCGTCCGGTTATTGTCGGAGCGGTCTTCTGTGTTATCTATGCTGCAGCCGGAAAAGTGATTTTAACAAAAAAGGATGTCTGATTCCTGATAGGAGGGTTTTATGCTTCTGCTGATCGTGGTGCTTATCATATTGCTTACTATAATGCTTCTGACATTGCTGCATTACCGCCGGGAGATCGTGCGGCTTACGAGACAGCTGGACATTATTGAGGACGGAAGCCGGATCGAGCTGTCTGCCTCAGTCCGGTCTAAGGAATTTATGGCACTTTATCAGAAGCTTGAGACTCTCCTTGAGACCTTCCGTGCCAGCCGTTTTCAGTATGAAAGATCTCAGAAACAGTTAAAGAAGACCATATCCAACCTTGCGCATGATATCCGTACGCCCCTTACCAGCGCTGCGGGGTATCTGCAGATGCTGGAGGAGTGCCGGGACATGGATACCCAGAAGCGGTATATCTCCATTGTCCAAAGCCGTCTTGATGAGCTGAAAGAGATGCTGGAAGAATTATTTCTCTACACAAAGCTCACAAATGAGGATTTTGTCTTAGAGTGCAGTCCAACCCCGGTATTTCCGGTGCTGTGTGACGCTATGGTAGGTCTGTATCATGTGTTTGATGAGCAGGGGGCGGAGCCGGAGATCCAATTCGAGGATGAATCGCTCCTTGTTTTGGCTTCACCGGAAAGCCTGGGACGGATATTCCGCAATCTGATCAATAATGCCCTCCTGCATGGCGCAGGGGGACTTTGTGTTGTCCAGAAAGGGGACAGGATCACCTTCTCAAATCCTGTGGAGAACCCTTCCGCCATTGACCCGGACCAGATGTTTGAACGGTTCTACAAGGCGGACAGTTCCAGAAAAAAGGGATCTTCCGGTCTGGGACTGGCTATAGTCAGTGAGCTGATGCGGAGGATGAGTGGTGCTGTAAAAGCTGAGATCCATGGAAATTTTCTGGAAATAGAGCTGATGTTTTCTCTGGCGGAAAAGGAGGTTTGACGCCCGGGGCATGGCTCCGTGTGTAATTTGCAATATTTTGTATAAGAAATAAAATAAATTAAAATTGGTTTGGTGTTATTATCTTAGAGTAGACAATATAGGAACCGGGGCAGCAGACCGCGGCCCCGGTTTGGCAAGGAGGACAACGTGAGATTTGAGATCAATACACCAGATCATGAGAAAAGTCCCTACACAGGAATGACGAAAAGGCATTGGGCAGATGCCGCACAGTTTCTGCTGGATGGGATATTTTCAAATATTACGGATTTTGATACGCCTGTGTACTGTCCGAGGACGGAGTTTACAGTCAGTTATCCCAATGAGGGAAGCCCGGAGTGGAAAAAGTATGCGGCGGGATTTGAAGGGCTGGCCCGGAGCTTTCTGATAGCTGCCCCCCTTCTTCACAACAGGCCGGATGCGGTTACAGCAGGGTATTCCGTTAAGGAATATTACAGGGAACATATCCTTCGCGCAGTGACAAAGGGAACCGGGGATTATATGCTTTCTTACAGGGAACTGGAGGCAATGTCAGGTGAAAAGGAACACTGTTTCCAGCACACCTGTGAGTGCGCGTCCCTGGCCATTGGGCTGTGGCAGTGCAAAGAGGTCATATGGGATACCTATACCCGGCAGGAAAGGGACAGGATAGCAGGGTATCTGCTGGAATTTGGAAATGCCAGGACGGTTCCCCACAACTGGCGCCTGTTCAATATGCTGATCCTGGGTTTCCTTTGGAACCAGGGGTATGAGATAGATGAAAATAAGATGAGGGACCACGCACAGGTCATACTTTCCTACTATGCCGGAGACGGGTGGTACAGAGACGGGCACCGGTTTGACTACTACAGCCCCTGGGCGTTCCATGTGTATTCAGCCATCTGGAATGTGTGGTATGGGTATGAAAAGGAACCGGAAACAGCGGAGCGATTTGAGGCCTATTCAAACAGCTTACTGGAAACATACGAGGGGATGTTTGACAGGGATGCCCATGTGACTATGTGGGGGAGGAGCGGAATCTACCGCAATGCGGCATCCGCCCCGTTTGCCTCCGTCTTTTTCTTGAGGGAACACCGGATCGCGCCGGGTTTGGCAAGGCGGATCAACTCCGGTGCGCTGCTCCAGTTCATTGAAAATGAAAAGGTATTTGAAAATGGCGTGCCTGTTCTGGGGTTTTATGGGCAATTCCCGCCTATGCTCCAGGATTACAGTTGTGCGGAAAGTCCATTTTGGATGGCAAATCCCTTTCTCTGCCTGAATCTTCCGGATGGGCATCCCTTCTGGACGGAGACGGAGAGTAATGGGGACTGGGAAACCCTTTCGGAAGATTCCTATGCTTCCTATATCATGGACGGCCCCGGAATCGCGGCGTTCCATCAGGGGGCTAACGGGGCCGCAGAGTTCTGTACGGCAAAAAATGTCTTTCACCCTGAGGATGATTATATCAAAGCATACATCCGTCTGGCATTCCATAGCCGCTATCCATGGGAGGACTTTGACTACCGGGGAGCGGAGGCCATGCAGTACAGCCTGAGATATGACTGGGAGGAGCAGGTGCAGATTCCCAATATCATGCTGTACGCAGGAGAAAAAGACGGGGTGCTTTACCGCCAGGAGTATTTTGGGTTCCGGTATAATTTCCAGGGGCTGGCTTCCATGAATCTGGCGGATATTCCCCTGGCAAACGGCATCCTGCATGCAGACCGGATGAGGATACATGAAAAGCCTTTTACCCTTACCGTGGGAGCCTATGGATTTCCCGTGGAGGGAAAGACAGTGACCGAGAGAAGAAGGGATGAAAATGCTGAGGCGCTGATCGTGAAAAATCAGGACAGGAGCTTGGCCTTTGTTAGTTATTGGGGTTTTGACAGTATTGAGAGCAAAGAGAGAGTGGGTGTCAATGCTGTTTCAAAAAAGAGTATCCTGCTGTACGGAAAGTGCAGGAGAGAGGAATACTACGAGTACAGACCTTACATGATGATCTATGCTGTCCTGACCGTGGAGGGGAGAGACTTCACGCAGGAAGAGTTGTTTCCCATTGAGCGGATTGGGTTTGCCGATGCAGGGAAATGCGGGGGCACAGGTCCGGTGGAGATCACCTTAAGATCCGGCAGAGTGCTGCAGGTGAATTATGAGGGCATGGAAGGCAGACTGCGTTTATAAAAAGGACCGCTGTACAGCAGCCACAGATAGGGGCTGCTGTACAGCGGTTTATTTTTTTTCCATCACATATTCCGCATATTTCTGGGGTGTCAGTCCCGTGTATTTGCTGAATACCCGGATGAAGGTATTGGAACTGTTGAATCCGGTCATGGCGCTCAGGTCTTTTGTCTTGAGGGTGGGGTCTTTTTCCAGCAGGGCTTTTGCCTGGTTGATGCGGTAATTGTTCAGGTAGTCCTTAAAGTTGTTGGCACTGAGCTGCTTAAAGAGGATCCCGCAGTATTTGGGCGAGATATTAAACTGGTCTGCCAGGTCGTTGAGCATGATATTGTCCCGGTAATTTTGGTGTATATAGTCCAACATACGGGAGAGGACAGCTTTATCCTGGGTTTGGGTGCGGCGGTTCTTTTCCCTGATGATCTCCGAAAGGACTGTTTTGATGCCGGTTATGGTCACGGAGTCTGCCCAGTGGGTGTACCAGTGCTCATAATCAATGGGACGGCCGATAAACTCCTCCGGGGTGGTCTTCATCTCCTGGAAGACACGGTTCACGGTGCCTATGAGGGCATAGACAAAGTTCTGCAGAACCTCCATGGACAGACGCTTATGCACCAGATTCTCACGAATCAGATCATCAAACAGCCCAAGGGCCTGCTCCTGTCCGTCTGTCACTTCCTGGATCAGTCTATTCTCCATAGAGAGAGGGTAGGAGTAGGTGGCAGAATCCAGGTCCGCGATCTGTGCGTGTGTGATGATCTTGTCGTGAGGAAGTGTGGGCAGATATTCCGCTATTTTCAGGGTTTCCTGGTAGCAGCGGTGCAGGTTTTCAAAGCCCTGCTTCACGGAGCTGAGGACGATCTGCTCCTCCCAGTATTTCCCTTCCTCCTCCGCATCCGGGTAAACGGACATTACCTGGGCAGCCAGGGGTTTGGCACGGTCCAGGCTGTCTGACATGAGGATAAGCGCGCACCGGTACATGGAGAGCTTTACGAACACCACATCCTTTCTCTTTACACAGCTTTGGAAAATAAGGTTTTTGTATAATTCAAGCTGGCAGAAGCTGCTGTCATCCGGGGCATGGGAGGCGTCGGGGGAAAAGCAGATAAGCCCCACGCAGAAACGGCTGCTGTCAGGAAAATAGGGTTT is a window encoding:
- a CDS encoding ABC transporter permease — protein: MLNLLRMDLRRMFRGKAAYVCLGILVFTTVFTYTLMYLIQDPGMREFLIKHGMTITATSGNIKESLNSTSLVELFHQTNVSGGLLPVISGTLAALFICTDFDSGFIKNILSVHENKWDYILSKSACLFLVNLFFITVTFLTALGLNAVLGGFFFYNKAVDMLFYVFCIWMVSNGFSALILMICMITRSKAAGVAGAFILCSGLIVLLVSSLLNLFGAGEIMNYTLYMNLAECPLGYDGLSALRPVIVGAVFCVIYAAAGKVILTKKDV
- a CDS encoding sensor histidine kinase, which encodes MLLLIVVLIILLTIMLLTLLHYRREIVRLTRQLDIIEDGSRIELSASVRSKEFMALYQKLETLLETFRASRFQYERSQKQLKKTISNLAHDIRTPLTSAAGYLQMLEECRDMDTQKRYISIVQSRLDELKEMLEELFLYTKLTNEDFVLECSPTPVFPVLCDAMVGLYHVFDEQGAEPEIQFEDESLLVLASPESLGRIFRNLINNALLHGAGGLCVVQKGDRITFSNPVENPSAIDPDQMFERFYKADSSRKKGSSGLGLAIVSELMRRMSGAVKAEIHGNFLEIELMFSLAEKEV
- a CDS encoding DUF2264 domain-containing protein gives rise to the protein MRFEINTPDHEKSPYTGMTKRHWADAAQFLLDGIFSNITDFDTPVYCPRTEFTVSYPNEGSPEWKKYAAGFEGLARSFLIAAPLLHNRPDAVTAGYSVKEYYREHILRAVTKGTGDYMLSYRELEAMSGEKEHCFQHTCECASLAIGLWQCKEVIWDTYTRQERDRIAGYLLEFGNARTVPHNWRLFNMLILGFLWNQGYEIDENKMRDHAQVILSYYAGDGWYRDGHRFDYYSPWAFHVYSAIWNVWYGYEKEPETAERFEAYSNSLLETYEGMFDRDAHVTMWGRSGIYRNAASAPFASVFFLREHRIAPGLARRINSGALLQFIENEKVFENGVPVLGFYGQFPPMLQDYSCAESPFWMANPFLCLNLPDGHPFWTETESNGDWETLSEDSYASYIMDGPGIAAFHQGANGAAEFCTAKNVFHPEDDYIKAYIRLAFHSRYPWEDFDYRGAEAMQYSLRYDWEEQVQIPNIMLYAGEKDGVLYRQEYFGFRYNFQGLASMNLADIPLANGILHADRMRIHEKPFTLTVGAYGFPVEGKTVTERRRDENAEALIVKNQDRSLAFVSYWGFDSIESKERVGVNAVSKKSILLYGKCRREEYYEYRPYMMIYAVLTVEGRDFTQEELFPIERIGFADAGKCGGTGPVEITLRSGRVLQVNYEGMEGRLRL